In one Flavobacteriales bacterium genomic region, the following are encoded:
- the dnaB gene encoding replicative DNA helicase: MPDLSASRSQDKLRGARRSSSSLLTSALEAGKLPPQAPELEQAVLGALMLERNAVNEAIDILQPESFYVDAHRRIFDAILNLFRNDKPIDILTVTEELKGRGDLDAVGGAFYISQLTSKVASSANVEYHARIISQKHILRELIRISAETQRDAFDDSADVFDLLDKAEQDLYAITSGNLKRNYEPMSDLIQDAIAQIESAKSKTGGVSGVPTGFVQLDKLTAGWQRSDMIIVAARPAMGKTAFVLSMARNIAVEQKRAVAVFSLEMSSTQLVTRLIASEAGISSEKLRKGELSDSEFAILHQHISRLTNAPIFIDDTPALNIFELRAKARRLKSQHNVDLIIIDYLQLMTGGGENKGGNREQEISSISRSIKSIAKELDIPIIALSQLSRAVETRGGDKRPQLSDLRESGAIEQDADIVCFLYRPEYYKIYEDENGSTLGIGEVIVAKHRNGAIDTVRLRFIPELAKFADLETMSGTFGDGMGSGDGGLRTITRPSRMNDDSGFDDAAPF, encoded by the coding sequence ATGCCAGACCTCTCCGCCAGCCGTTCGCAGGATAAGCTGCGTGGCGCCCGCCGAAGCTCCTCCTCGCTCTTGACCAGCGCACTGGAGGCCGGCAAGCTCCCTCCCCAAGCCCCCGAACTCGAGCAAGCCGTGCTGGGGGCCTTGATGCTGGAGCGGAACGCGGTGAACGAGGCCATCGACATCCTGCAGCCGGAGAGTTTCTATGTGGATGCCCACCGCAGGATCTTCGATGCGATCCTGAACCTGTTCAGGAACGACAAGCCCATCGACATCCTGACCGTGACCGAAGAGCTGAAGGGCCGGGGGGACCTCGATGCAGTGGGCGGCGCCTTCTACATCAGTCAGCTCACCAGCAAAGTGGCCAGCAGCGCCAACGTGGAGTACCACGCGCGCATCATCAGCCAGAAGCACATCCTGCGGGAGCTGATCCGCATCAGCGCGGAGACCCAGCGCGATGCCTTCGACGACAGCGCCGACGTGTTCGACCTGCTGGACAAGGCGGAGCAGGACCTCTATGCCATCACCAGCGGCAACCTGAAGCGCAATTATGAGCCGATGAGCGACCTGATCCAGGACGCCATCGCCCAGATCGAGAGCGCGAAGAGCAAGACCGGCGGGGTGAGCGGCGTGCCCACCGGATTCGTGCAGCTCGACAAGCTCACCGCCGGGTGGCAGCGCAGCGACATGATCATCGTGGCGGCCCGCCCCGCGATGGGAAAGACGGCCTTCGTCCTGAGCATGGCGCGCAACATCGCCGTGGAGCAGAAGCGGGCGGTTGCCGTATTCAGCCTGGAGATGAGCAGTACGCAGCTGGTGACCCGCCTCATCGCGAGCGAAGCCGGCATCAGCTCCGAGAAATTGCGCAAAGGCGAGCTTTCCGACAGCGAATTCGCCATCCTGCACCAGCACATCTCGCGCCTCACCAACGCCCCGATCTTCATCGACGACACACCGGCGCTGAACATCTTCGAGCTCCGCGCCAAGGCCCGCAGGCTGAAGAGCCAGCACAACGTGGACCTGATCATCATCGATTACCTGCAGCTGATGACCGGCGGCGGGGAGAACAAGGGCGGGAACCGCGAGCAGGAGATCAGCAGCATCTCCCGCAGCATCAAGAGCATCGCCAAGGAACTTGACATCCCCATCATCGCCCTCTCGCAGCTCAGCCGCGCGGTGGAGACACGCGGCGGGGACAAGCGCCCCCAACTGAGCGACCTCCGCGAATCCGGCGCCATCGAGCAGGACGCCGACATCGTGTGCTTCCTCTACCGCCCCGAGTACTACAAGATCTACGAGGACGAGAATGGCAGCACCCTTGGCATCGGCGAGGTGATCGTGGCCAAGCACAGGAACGGCGCCATCGACACCGTCCGCCTGCGCTTCATCCCCGAGCTGGCCAAGTTCGCCGACCTGGAGACGATGTCAGGTACCTTTGGGGACGGCATGGGATCTGGAGATGGCGGCCTTCGCACCATCACGCGGCCAAGCCGAATGAACGATGACTCCGGCTTCGACGACGCTGCCCCCTTCTGA
- a CDS encoding Ig-like domain-containing protein produces MRDQQCLLVWGCAALLALGCRKDKPSDPPTVRILQPGAGYSVAVPDTIAVSVSVSDDRLVERVTVLVADPNGVPLTPAVTASVQAGSATVALDLPVLDEAIATGSYVLTAIASDGQADARAFLGITVQAAPLRVRAMYLLPPVDGAGPYPVTRRDSAGGLALFTTLSELGGAALAGSTLFTHGALTGPLQRWDLGTAAGSVLVQNPGPGAGGQLYFNGLAADPADGRVYVGTSDGLVRGFAPNGPQLFNGATPAGFVSESTVVVGAFLVSAVVNPVTQQRALVQHGYASGAVFAQFPSAVDPVALFAIDDQRLLLMGNAPAGAVIREVNVQLGGSSTVREFPGQVLRCAARASPDRFILALSTGVSRFDRAANAVVPLAPGLDANALAYDPVAGTVAAAVGATVQPLDPVSGMLGPSWTAPHPVGAILLQLNR; encoded by the coding sequence GTGCGCGATCAACAATGCTTGCTGGTGTGGGGGTGCGCTGCGCTGCTGGCGCTGGGTTGCAGGAAGGACAAGCCCTCCGATCCGCCCACGGTGCGCATCCTGCAGCCTGGAGCGGGATACAGCGTGGCGGTGCCTGATACCATCGCGGTATCCGTGTCCGTTTCGGACGACAGGCTCGTGGAGCGGGTCACTGTCCTGGTCGCCGACCCCAACGGCGTGCCGCTCACCCCTGCGGTAACGGCCTCCGTCCAGGCTGGCTCGGCTACGGTTGCATTGGATCTGCCGGTGCTGGACGAGGCCATCGCCACGGGCAGCTATGTGCTCACCGCTATTGCCTCCGATGGGCAGGCGGATGCGCGCGCCTTCCTTGGCATCACGGTGCAGGCAGCACCCTTGCGGGTGCGGGCGATGTACCTGTTGCCACCGGTCGACGGTGCCGGGCCTTACCCGGTCACGCGCAGGGACAGCGCCGGAGGCTTGGCGCTGTTCACCACCCTGTCCGAGCTGGGCGGGGCGGCCCTCGCCGGCTCCACGCTGTTCACGCATGGAGCGCTCACGGGGCCGCTGCAGCGCTGGGACCTGGGGACAGCGGCCGGCTCCGTGCTGGTACAGAATCCAGGGCCGGGCGCTGGAGGCCAGCTCTACTTCAACGGCTTGGCGGCCGACCCTGCGGATGGGCGCGTCTACGTTGGCACGAGTGACGGATTGGTGCGCGGCTTCGCACCCAACGGACCGCAGCTCTTCAATGGGGCCACGCCGGCGGGATTCGTGAGCGAGTCCACCGTTGTGGTGGGCGCCTTCCTCGTGAGTGCCGTCGTCAACCCGGTCACGCAGCAACGGGCGCTCGTGCAGCACGGCTACGCGTCGGGCGCGGTCTTCGCGCAGTTCCCCTCCGCGGTGGATCCGGTTGCGCTGTTCGCCATCGATGACCAGCGGCTGCTGCTCATGGGCAATGCGCCTGCAGGCGCTGTCATTCGCGAGGTGAACGTGCAGCTGGGAGGCTCCAGCACGGTGCGCGAGTTCCCGGGCCAGGTGCTCCGGTGCGCCGCGCGAGCCTCGCCTGACCGCTTCATCCTGGCGCTCTCCACCGGTGTCAGCCGGTTCGATCGTGCCGCGAACGCCGTGGTCCCGCTCGCGCCGGGTCTCGACGCCAATGCTTTGGCCTATGACCCGGTCGCGGGAACCGTGGCGGCCGCGGTGGGCGCTACAGTGCAACCCCTCGACCCGGTCTCCGGGATGCTGGGCCCTTCATGGACCGCGCCCCACCCGGTTGGGGCGATCCTGCTACAGCTGAACCGCTGA
- a CDS encoding acetyl-CoA carboxylase carboxyltransferase subunit alpha: METYLEFERPIQHLMEQINKLKEVAAQGEVDVTATLKDLERKLTETRTQIYANLTPWERVQVSRHPDRPYTLKYIDHLTDGTFIELHGDRTVKDDKAMVGGFGLMDGRTVMFIGQQKGINTKMRQYRNFGMANPEGYRKALRLMKLAEKFNKPVVTLIDTPGAFPGLEAEERGQGEAIARNLFEMVQLKVPVICVIIGEGASGGALGIGVGDKVLMMENTWYSVISPESCSSILWRSWDFKEQAAKALKLTAGDMLANKLIDGIIKEPPGGAHSDIEGACRLVKAEVQKQLDKLLKVDGSKLSERRIRKFCEMGVVLKAKPEKKAKG, from the coding sequence ATGGAGACCTACCTGGAGTTCGAGCGGCCGATCCAGCACCTGATGGAGCAGATCAACAAGCTGAAGGAGGTGGCCGCCCAGGGCGAGGTGGATGTGACGGCTACGCTGAAGGACCTGGAACGCAAGCTGACGGAGACGCGGACCCAGATCTACGCCAACCTGACCCCGTGGGAGCGCGTGCAGGTGAGCCGTCACCCCGACCGGCCCTATACGCTCAAGTACATCGACCACCTCACCGACGGCACCTTCATCGAACTCCACGGCGACCGCACCGTGAAGGACGACAAGGCCATGGTGGGAGGCTTCGGCCTCATGGACGGCCGCACGGTGATGTTCATCGGGCAGCAGAAGGGAATCAACACCAAGATGCGGCAGTACCGCAACTTCGGGATGGCGAATCCGGAGGGCTACCGCAAGGCCCTGCGCCTGATGAAGCTCGCCGAGAAGTTCAACAAGCCCGTGGTGACGCTGATCGACACCCCCGGCGCCTTCCCTGGACTTGAAGCCGAGGAGCGCGGACAGGGCGAGGCCATTGCGCGCAACCTGTTCGAGATGGTGCAGCTGAAGGTGCCGGTGATCTGCGTCATCATCGGCGAGGGCGCATCCGGCGGGGCGCTCGGCATCGGCGTGGGCGACAAGGTGCTCATGATGGAGAACACCTGGTACAGCGTCATCTCCCCCGAGTCCTGCAGCTCCATCCTGTGGCGCAGCTGGGACTTCAAGGAGCAGGCCGCCAAGGCCTTGAAGCTGACCGCCGGCGACATGCTCGCCAACAAGCTCATCGATGGCATCATCAAGGAGCCGCCTGGCGGCGCGCACAGTGACATCGAAGGGGCCTGCCGCCTCGTGAAGGCGGAGGTGCAGAAGCAGCTCGACAAGCTCCTGAAAGTGGACGGCAGCAAGCTGTCAGAGCGCCGCATCCGGAAATTCTGCGAAATGGGGGTCGTGCTGAAGGCCAAGCCGGAGAAGAAGGCCAAGGGCTGA
- the ispE gene encoding 4-(cytidine 5'-diphospho)-2-C-methyl-D-erythritol kinase, which yields MVVFPQAKINLGLNVVRKRDDGYHEIETVIVPIPLHDALEAVVAPDVEPGRVSYGRSGLVVDGAVESDLVMRAHAALARIRDLPGLRMHLHKCIPMGGGLGGGSSDGAHALKLLDALLGLGCSPDELHALATGLGSDCPFFLQRGACLATGRGEVLMPIPLDLSGWWLVLVNPGIHVPTSEVYRHTAPTGRTLDLVAALQQHPAEEWRQVAPNVMEDHVFRTWPAIHALRDALLDAGAAHAAMSGSGASVFGLFRSEPPILSWPQGHVQWVLRLGKEAA from the coding sequence ATGGTCGTCTTCCCGCAAGCCAAGATCAACCTAGGTCTCAACGTCGTCCGAAAGCGTGACGATGGCTACCACGAGATCGAGACCGTCATCGTGCCGATTCCGCTTCACGATGCGCTGGAGGCCGTGGTCGCTCCCGACGTGGAGCCGGGCCGGGTATCCTATGGCCGGTCCGGCCTGGTGGTGGATGGGGCTGTCGAAAGCGACCTGGTGATGCGCGCGCATGCGGCGTTGGCCCGCATCCGCGATCTGCCTGGATTGCGCATGCACTTGCACAAATGCATACCCATGGGAGGGGGCCTGGGCGGCGGAAGCAGCGATGGCGCCCATGCCCTCAAGCTGTTGGATGCGCTCCTCGGCTTGGGCTGCAGCCCAGACGAGCTGCACGCCCTGGCTACGGGATTGGGCAGCGATTGCCCCTTCTTCCTGCAGCGGGGGGCCTGCTTGGCCACCGGCCGGGGCGAGGTGCTCATGCCCATTCCGCTCGACCTTTCGGGATGGTGGCTCGTGCTGGTGAATCCCGGGATCCATGTACCGACTTCGGAGGTCTATCGGCACACGGCTCCCACAGGCCGCACGCTGGACCTGGTGGCTGCGCTGCAGCAGCACCCGGCTGAGGAGTGGCGGCAGGTGGCACCGAACGTGATGGAGGACCATGTATTCAGAACATGGCCCGCCATCCATGCCCTGCGCGATGCGCTGCTCGATGCCGGCGCGGCACACGCGGCCATGAGCGGTTCAGGTGCTTCCGTATTCGGGCTCTTCCGATCGGAGCCGCCCATCCTCAGCTGGCCTCAAGGCCACGTGCAGTGGGTGCTCAGGCTAGGGAAGGAGGCCGCCTAG
- a CDS encoding TlpA disulfide reductase family protein — protein sequence MPKCLRFLLTAALLSAGGTARAQEILGSLGPASVGEWITIYGTRGTDHFPLDSARISGSGAFRFAPRAFPLGYYRLGFANDQVDLILGAPGDARIRLDFSGRPLQEHITVSGSTENQRLWEYKWASREAQRRLRAVTDQRAGMDPRDTAGLNRLSQEERTLKQRQQEFLARLMAQDTASYFAQVAALDQRLMSAMQAGPAAVRNAMRWSDPSLLRSSLYPKAIMALLQSTTPASPGMLRVACDSLLHWSSPDTACWSFTRTQLIAIFSAYGPEEVLQHVVDHYVMGPLSLVAPDAALLADVAVQLKASIGAMAPDVALPSPITGRTDRLAQLVQANAYTALFFYSSTCDHCHAEMPGLSALHNGYAEKGFGVVGIALDDDEAEFRRNIMEMALPFPCYTELAAWGSPAAKAFGVKATPWLILVDRTGRIVAKPNDHIELGELLGGLLP from the coding sequence ATGCCCAAATGCCTCCGGTTCCTGTTGACCGCTGCCCTGCTATCGGCAGGCGGTACCGCTCGTGCTCAAGAGATCCTCGGTTCGCTCGGCCCGGCTTCCGTCGGGGAATGGATCACGATCTACGGCACACGCGGAACGGACCATTTCCCCTTGGATTCCGCGCGGATCTCCGGTTCCGGCGCATTCCGCTTCGCACCGCGCGCATTCCCCCTCGGCTACTACAGGCTCGGCTTCGCGAACGACCAGGTCGACCTGATCCTTGGCGCCCCCGGTGATGCGCGCATCCGGCTCGACTTCTCCGGGCGGCCGCTGCAGGAGCACATCACAGTCAGCGGATCCACCGAGAATCAGCGCCTTTGGGAGTACAAGTGGGCGAGCCGGGAGGCGCAGCGGCGCCTGCGGGCCGTAACTGACCAACGTGCAGGCATGGATCCTCGCGATACTGCGGGCTTGAACCGCTTGTCACAGGAAGAGCGCACCCTCAAGCAGCGGCAGCAGGAATTCCTGGCGCGGCTAATGGCGCAGGATACCGCGTCCTATTTCGCCCAGGTCGCCGCGCTCGATCAGCGGCTGATGTCCGCGATGCAGGCAGGTCCTGCAGCCGTCCGTAACGCCATGCGGTGGTCCGATCCGTCGTTGCTGCGCAGCTCCCTCTATCCCAAGGCCATCATGGCCCTGCTCCAGAGCACCACACCGGCTTCTCCCGGCATGCTGCGCGTTGCCTGCGATTCACTCTTGCACTGGTCAAGCCCAGACACCGCCTGCTGGTCGTTCACGCGCACTCAGCTCATCGCCATCTTCAGCGCCTACGGTCCCGAAGAAGTCCTTCAGCATGTGGTGGACCATTACGTCATGGGCCCCCTTTCGCTGGTGGCGCCCGATGCCGCGCTCCTCGCGGACGTGGCCGTGCAATTGAAGGCCTCCATCGGTGCCATGGCTCCGGATGTGGCCCTGCCCTCCCCCATCACCGGAAGGACCGATCGCCTCGCGCAACTGGTGCAGGCGAATGCCTACACCGCCCTGTTCTTCTATTCGAGCACCTGCGACCACTGCCATGCCGAGATGCCCGGCCTGAGTGCATTGCATAACGGGTACGCGGAGAAAGGCTTCGGCGTGGTCGGCATCGCCTTGGATGATGATGAGGCCGAGTTCCGGCGGAACATCATGGAGATGGCCCTCCCCTTCCCCTGCTACACCGAACTGGCCGCTTGGGGCTCGCCGGCCGCGAAAGCCTTCGGCGTGAAAGCGACGCCATGGCTCATCCTGGTCGATCGGACGGGCCGAATCGTGGCCAAGCCCAACGACCACATTGAGCTGGGCGAGCTGCTAGGCGGCCTCCTTCCCTAG